In Mycobacterium sp. Aquia_213, the sequence TCTGGGCAATCGGCTCTCCATCCACAACCAGCCCAACCTCGGCGGTTCCGGTGGTTACAGCCGGGTGATGTACGAGGCGCTGAAAAACACTGACTGCCAACAGATTCTGTTCATGGACGATGACATCCGCATCGAGCCGGACACGATCCTGCGGGTGCTGGCGATGAACCGCTTCGCCAAGACGCCGACGCTGATCGGCGGTCAGATGCTCAACCTGCAGGAGCCGTCGCACCTGCACATCATGGGCGAGGTGGTCAACCAGTCGAACTTCATGTGGACCGCCGCGCCGCACGCCGAGTACGACCACGACTTCGCCGAATTCCCGTTGGGCGACAAGAACGAGCGCAGCGCGCTGCTGCACCGTCGCATCGACGTCGACTTCAACGGTTGGTGGACGTGCATGATCCCGCGGCAGGTCGCCGAGGAGCTCGGCCAGCCGCTGCCGCTGTTCATCAAATGGGACGACGCCGAATACGGTCTGCGCGCCGGCGAGCACGGCTACCCGACGGTCACGCTGCCCGGCGCCGCGATCTGGCACATGGCGTGGAGCGACAAGGACGACGCGATCGACTGGCAGGCCTACTTCCACCTGCGCAACCGGCTGGTGGTCGCCGCGCTGCATTGGGATGGCGACATCACCGGCCTGGTCCGCAGCCACTGCAAGGCGACCCTGAAACACCTTGCGTGCCTTGAATATTCAACAGTTGCGATCCAGAACAGGGCCATCGACGACTTCCTCGCCGGCCCGGAGCACATCTTCTCGATTCTGGAATCGGGGCTACCGGAAGTGCATCGGCTGCGCAAGGAGTACCCGGACGCCGTCGTGCTGCCCGCGGCGAGCGAGCTGCCCCCGCCGTTGCACCAGAGCAAGGCGATGAAGCCACCGGTGAACCCGGTGTCCATCGGTTACCGGCTGGCGCGCGGGATATTGCACAACGCCACCAAGGCCGACCCGGAAAGCCATCAGCGCCCGGAGTTCAACGTGCCGACCCAGGATGCCCGCTGGTTCCGGCTGTGCACCGTCGACGGTGTCACGGTCACCACTGCCGACGGGTGCGGTGTGGTCTACCGGCAGCGCGATCGGCGCAAGATGTTCCGCCTGCTGTTCGAGTCGCTGCGCCGCCAGCGTCAGCTGTTGAGCCGGTTCGACGAGATGCGCCGGGTGTACCGGGGCGCGCTGCCGGTGCTGTCCAGCAAGCAGAAGTGGGAGACGGTGCTGCTCCCGGAAGCAAGCCAACATGGCTGAATCGGCGGTGCCACGCGGCGAAGTGGCCGCGATGGTGGCCGTTCAGTCGGCACTGGCTAACCGCCCCGGGGTGTTGGCCACCGCACGCGGAATGTCTCACTTCGGGGAGCACAGCGTCGGGTGGCTGATCGTCGAATTGCTGGGCGCCCTGTTGCGGGAGCGCCGCCGCCGGGAATGGCTGGTGGCCGCGGCCGGCACGTTCGCCGCGCATGCGGCCGCCGTGTTGATCAAGCGGGTGGTGCGACGCAAACGCCCACATGACCCCGCCGTCGCGGTCAATGTCGGCACACCCAGCCAGCTCAGCTTCCCGTCCGCGCACGCCACCTCCACGACGACCGCGGCCATCCTGATGGGCCGGGCCACCGGGCTGCCGCTGCCCGCCGTGCTGGTTCCGCCGATGGCCTTGTCGCGGATACTGCTGGGCGTGCACTATCCCAGCGACGTTGCTTTCGGCGTGGCGCTCGGCGCCGCGGTCGCGCGCCTTGCACTCTGGCTCGATAGAAAGTCGAGATAGGTGTGGCCGAAATGAGCGAAGACGTGGTGACCGGAAAACCTCCGGCGAACCTGATCACCGGCGTGATCAAGGCGATGCGCCCGCGCCAATGGGTGAAGAACGTGTTGGTGGTGGCCGCTCCGGTGGCCGCGGCCGGCCGCGGCGTCCGCTACGACTACGCCGAAGTGGCGACCAAGGTCGGCGTGGCGTTCGTGGTCTTCTGCCTGGCGGCCTCCGCGATCTACCTGATCAACGACGTCCGCGACGTCGAGGCGGACCGGGAGCACCCGACCAAGCGATTCCGGCCGATCGCGGCCGGCGTGGTGCCCGAATGGCTGGCCTACGCGCTGGCCGTGGTGCTGGGTGCGGCCTCCCTGGCGATTTCCTGGTGGCTCACGCCGAACCTCGCGGTGGTGATGGGCGTCTACCTCACGATGCAGCTGGCCTACTGCTTCGGCCTGAAACACCAAGCGGTGATGGACATCTGCATCGTGTCGTCGGCGTATCTGCTCCGGGCCATCGCCGGGGGCGCGGCCACCGACATTCCGCTGTCGCAATGGTTCTTGCTGACGGCGGCGTTCGCGTCGCTGTTCATGGTGGCCGGCAAGCGTTACGCGGAATTGCAGTTGGCCGAGCGCACCGGAGCGGCGATCCGCAAATCGCTGGAGAGTTACACCAGTACCTACCTGCGATTCGTCTGGACGATGTCGGCGACCGCGGTGGTGTTGTGCTACGGGATGTGGGCATTCGAGCGGGACCGCTATTCGGGTTCCTGGTTCGCGGTCTCGATGGTCCCGTTCACGATCGCGATCCTGCGCTATGCGGTCGACGTCGACGGCGGACTGGCCGGCGAGCCCGAAGACATTGCGCTGCGTGACCGGGTGTTGCAGCTGCTGTTCCTGGCGTGGATCGCAACAGTTGGTGCCGCCGTTGCCTTCGGCTAGCCCGGGTCTGGAGGCCATCAAGCGCGAGGTGATGCGCCGGCGGCCGAGGGTCGGGCGGGGTGGCCGGCGGCCGTTTCCGTACGACATCGTGGTTCGGGTCAGCCTGTGGGTGAGCGTGGCGGTGGTCGCCGTGCTGTTCGGTTGGGGAGCGTGGGAGCGGCGCTGGATCGCCGACGACGGACTGATCGTGCTGCGCACGGTGCGCAACCTGTTGGCCGGCAATGGGCCGGTTTTCAACCAGGGCGAGCGGGTCGAGGCGAACACCTCGACGGCGTGGACCTACCTGATGTACGTCGGCAGTTGGGTCGGTGGACCGGTGCGGATGGAGTACGTGGCGCTGGTGCTGGCGCTGGTTTTGTCCGTCTCGGGCGTGGCGCTGCTGATGCTGGGCGCCGGCCGGCTCTACGCCCCCAGCCTGCGGGGACGTCGGGCGATCATGCTGCCCGCCGGGGCGCTGGTCTACATCGCGCTGCCGCCGGCACGTGATTTCGCCACGTCGGGGCTCGAGAGCGGGCTGACGCTGGCCTATCTGGGGTTGCTGTGGTGGATGATGGTCCGCTGGTCACAGGCGCTGCGGAACCGGCCGGATAGCGACGTGTTCCTCGGGGTGCTGGCGTTTGTCGCGGGATTCAGTGTTCTGGTGCGGCCCGAGTTGGCGCTGATGGGCGGTCTGGCCCTGATCATGATGCTGATCGCGGCCCGGACCTGGCGCCGCCGGGTGCTGATCGTGGTGGCCGGCGGGTTCCTTCCGGTGGCCTACCAGATCTTCCGGATGGGCTATTACGGCCTGCTGGTGCCCGGGACGGCTCTGGCCAAGGACGCCGCCGGTGACAAGTGGTCCCAGGGCATGACCTACCTGTCGAACTTCATCTCGCCCTACGCGGTGTGGCTGCCGGTGCTGCTGCTGGTGCCGCTGGGGCTGCTGCTGATGGCGGCGCGGCGCCGGCCATCGTTCTTGCGCCCCATGCTCGCGCCCAATTACGGCCGGGTGGCGCGGGCGGTGCAAAGCCCGCCGGCGGCGGTCGCCTTCGTCCTGGTGAGCGGACTTCTGCAGGCCCTCTACTGGACCCGGCAGGGCGGCGATTTCATGCACGCGCGAGTGCTGCTGGCGCCCCTATTTTGTTTGCTGGCCCCGGTCGCCGTGATCCCGGTGCTGATCCCCGACGGGCAGGACTACTCGCGCGAAACGGGGTACTGGCTGGCCGGTGCCGCCAGCCTGCTGTGGCTCGGTGTCGCGGGCTGGTCGCTGTGGGCAGCAAACTCGCCGGGGATGGGTTACGACGCCACCCACGTCACCTACAGCGGCATCGTCGACGAGCGCCGCTTCTATGCCCAGGCGACCGGTCACGCGCACCCGCTGACCGCCGCCGATTACCTCGATTACCCGAGGATGGCGGCGGTGCTGGCGGCGCTGGACAACACCCCGGACGGGGCGTTGTTGCTGCCGTCCGGCAACTACATTCAGTGGGACATCGTGCCCCAACTGCAGCAGCCACCACCCGCTCCCGGCAGCCCTCCCGACAGCAAACCTCCGCAAAAGCCGCAACATGCAGTGTTTTTCACGAACTTGGGGATGCTGGGCATGAACGTCGGGCTCGATGTGCGGGTGATCGACCAAATCGGGCTGGCGAACCCGTTGGCTCAGCACACGCAGCGTCTGACGCACGGCCGGATCGGGCATGACAAGAACCTCTTCCCGGACTGGGTGATCGCCGACGGCCCCTGGGTGAAGATGTATCCGGGCATTCCGGGCTACCTGGACGCGAATTGGGTCGCCCAGGCGGTGGCGGCCCTGCAGTGTCCGGAGACCAAGGCGGTGCTGGCGTCGGTGCGCGCCCCGATGTCGCTGCACCGGTTCGTCTCAAACTTCTTGCACTCCTTCGCATTCACCGGGTACCGGATCGATCGGGTCCCGCTCTACGAGCTCGCCAGGTGCGGCCTACCGGTGCCGGAACCGATTCCGCCGCCGCTCCGCGAGTAAACATTGCGCGGATAAATCTCACAGATAGCGAACTCGTCACAATTTTTCGGGTCGCGCACTGACAGCAAATTCATATTTGCGCCTTCACCTGTGCGCGTGCACCGCCCGGCACATGCGGAAATGCCGTTTTCGGCCGTTGTTTCCGGCTTGAAAACCCCTCGAAATCCTCGTTGGAGGCGCGTTTGCGGAATCTGCTCGATGAGAGCGCGCGAGGGTTGGTGTGGTTCACTACAAGAGCACTGCTGCGCTTAGATCGCATGCAGTTCGACCCCAATCAACGACGCATCCCGATGACGGGCGCGCCGAGAGGATGAGGAAGCAAGAATGACGTTTGTTGACAGGTTTCGCGGCGCCGTGGCACGTATGCCACGCCGACTCGCAGTTGGAGCCGTGGGCGCGGCCCTGCTATCGGGTCTGATCGGCGTCGTGGGGGGCCCGGCGACCGCAGGGGCGTTCTCACGCCCGGGTCTGCCGGTGGAGTACCTGCAGGTTCCGTCCGCGGCCATGGGCCGCGACATCAAGATTCAGTTCCAGAGCGGTGGCGCCAACGCGCCCGCGCTGTACCTGCTTGACGGTATGCGCGCGCAGGACGACTTCAACGGCTGGGACATCAACACCCCCGCGTTCGAGTGGTACAACCAGTCGGGCATCGCGGTCGTGATGCCGGTCGGCGGTCAGTCCAGCTTCTACTCCGACTGGTACGCGCCCGCCTGCGGTAAGGCCGGCTGCACCACATACAAGTGGGAGACCTTCCTCACCAGTGAGCTGCCGCAATACCTGTCGGCCAACAAGCAGGTCAAGCCGACCGGCAGCGCGGCCGTCGGTCTGTCGATGGCCGGTTCGTCGGCGCTGATCCTCGCCGCCTACCACCCCGACCAGTTCCCATACGCCGGCTCGCTGTCGGCGCTGCTGGACCCGTCCCAGGGCATGGGGCCGACGCTGATCGGTCTGGCCATGGGCGACGCCGGTGGCTACAAGACGAAGGACATGTGGGGGCCGTCCAGCGACCCGGCGTGGCAGCGCAACGACCCGTCGCTGCAGGTCGCCAAGCTCGTCGCCAACAACACCCGGATCTGGGTGTACTGCGGTAACGGCAAGCCGTCCGACCTCGGTGGCGACAACCTGCCCGCCAAGTTCCTGGAAGGCTTCGTGCGGACCAGCAACCTGAAGTTCCAGGACGCGTACAACGCGGCCGGCGGCCACAACGCGGTGTGGAACTTCGACGCCAACGGCACCCACGACTGGCCCTACTGGGGCGCGCAGCTGCACGCCATGCTGCCCGACCTGCAGTCGTCGCTGGGCGCGACCCCGGGTGCCGGCCCGGCCACGGCCGCGGCTGCCCCGAGCCAGGGCACGTAACACCTTCAGAGCAATGCGATTAGCGGCGGGAACCCTTCGGGGTTTCCGCCGTTAGTCGTTTGCGGTGTGACTTGTTTCACTACCCTGCGGGTCGGCGGTACTTCGGCCGTGGTTACTGTGCAAACACAGCGACTACACGATGGAGGGTGGACATGGGTAGCGTGCGGGGTCTGTCAACGCTTCTGCGGGTGCTCTGCGTTGCCGCGCTGACACTCGGATTCGGCGGTGTGGCGGCAGGAATCACGGGTAAGGCTGCAGCGGCGAGTTACGAGACGCTGATGGTGCCGTCCGGCGCCATGGGCCGTGATATCCCGGTCGCCTTCCTGGGGGGTGGTCCGCACGCCGTCTATCTGCTGGACGCCTTCAACGCCGCCCCCGACGTCAGCAATTGGGTGACCGCGGGCAACGCGATGGGCACGCTGGGCGGCAAGGGGATCTCCGTGGTCGCACCCGCCGGTGGCGCCTGGAGCATGTACACCAACTGGGAGCAGGACGGCAGCAAGCAGTGGGACACCTTCCTGTCCAGCGAGCTACCCGACTGGCTGGCCGCCAATAAGGGCCTGGCACCCGGCGGCCACGCTGCCGTGGGCGCGTCTCAGGGCGGCTATGCCGCGATGGCGCTGGCCGCCTTCCATCCCGACCGCTTCGGCTTCGCCGGCTCGCTGTCGGGATTCCTCTACCCGTCGAACACCACCACGAACGGTTCGATCCTGGCCGGCCTGCAGCAGTTCGGCGGCGTGGACGGCAACGGCATGTGGGGAGCCCCGCAGCTGGGCCGGTGGAAGTGGCACGACCCCTACGTGCACTCCGCTCTGCTGGCGCAGAACAACACCCGGGTGTGGGTCTGGAGCCCGACGACCATGGCCGGAGATGCGGCCGCGATGATCGGGCAAGCCGGCGAGGCGATGGGCAACAGCCGCATGTTCTATCAGCAGTACCGCAGCAACGGCGGCCACAACGGGCACTTCGATTTCCCGGGCGGCGGCGACAACGGCTGGGGCTCGTGGTCGGGACAGCTGGGCGCCATGTCGGGCGACATCGTGGGAGCCATCCGCTAGTCACGCGGACCCGCTCGCAGGACGGACGGCGCCGCGCGCCGAGCCGGTACCGTGTATTGAGCAGCAGAGGGCGGGATGACCGCTTGCCTGGTGACAAGCTGCGACCTACCGACTCTGCTAGCGGGAGAACATGACCACGAACGCCCAGCGCAAGCGCCGCCGAATCCTGGCTTGGGTGGCCGCGCTGTCCATGGCCGGGGTCGTCTTGTTGGTCATCGTGGCCGTGGTGACGATGCTGCGCAGCGCCGAAGGTCCGCCCAGCGCGGTCCCGCCCGGCATCTTGCCGCCGTCCTCGACGACGACGCATCCGCACAAGCCCCGCCCGGCCTCGCAGGACGCTTCCTGTCCCGACGTGGAGTTGATGGTGATTCCCGGGACGTGGGAGTCGTCCCCGCAGGACGATCCGCTCAACCCGATGCAGTTCCCGAATGCGTTGCTGCACAACATGACCGGCGCGATCAGCCAGCAGTTTCCGCCTTCGCGGGTGCTGACCTACACCGTTCCCTACACCGCGCAGTTCAACAATCCGCTGGGCGGCATCAAGCAGATGTCCTACAACGACAGCCGGGCCGAAGGCACTCGCGCGGCGGTCCAGGCGCTGACCGACATGAATAACAAGTGCCCGCTCACCAGTTACGTGCTGGTGGGTTTCTCGCAGGGCGCGGTGATCGCCGGCGACATCGCCAGCGATGTCGGTAACGGTCGCGGGCCCGTCGACGACGACCTGGTGCTGGGCGTGACGTTGATCGCAGACGGCCGCCGCCAGCAGGGGGTGGGCAACGACGTCGGGCCCAACCCGCCGGGCGAGGGCGCCGAGGTCACCCTGCACGAGGTGCCGGTGCTGTCGGGGCTCGGTTTGACGATGACCGGCGCACGGCCCGGCGGCTTCGGCGACCTCAACAGCAAGACGAACGAGATCTGCGCGGCCGGCGATTTGATCTGCGCCGCCCCGAACGAGGCATTCAGCGTCGCGAACCTGCCGAATACACTCAACACGCTGGCCGGCGGTGCGGGCCAGCCGGTCCACGCCATGTACGCCACCCCCCAGTTCTGGAATCTGGATGGCGCCACGTCCACGGACTGGACATTGAACTGGGCGCGTAATCTCATCGAAAACGCGCCACACCCCAAGCACGGGTAACTGGCCGGGCACCGAGGACAACGCTGTCGGGCGCGCGAGGTGCTGGGCAACGGGACACAGCGGTTAGGTAGGCGGTACCGGGCGCAATCGGCGGTACCTTGAGATTTGGTCTGCCGCGCGCCGCCGCCTAACATTAAGAGAAAACTAAGAGCGATAAGAGTTTGGCGGTTCCCGACCGGGTCACAGCTCGGACGGACCGGCGCAAGTTTGCGCCGCGTACGAGGCCGGCCCACGCGCAGACGACATTGTCGGCAACGCCGACACCAGGACCGCCGGAGTAGCTGACCGGCGAGTGTGTAACAGGAGAGGGCGGCATGGCCTACCACAACCCGTTCATCGTGAATGGAAAGATCAAGTTCCCGGACAACACGAACTTGGTCAAGCACGTTGAGAAGTGGGCGAAGGTTCGCGGTGGCAAGTTGGCCTACCGGTTCATCGACTACTCCACCGAACGCGACGGCGTCTACCGCGACATCGTCTGGTCGGAATTCAGCACCCGCAACCGTGCCGTGGGCGCGCGTCTGCAGCAGGTCACCGAGCCCGGCGACCGGATCGCCATCTTGTGCCCGCAGAACCTCGACTACCTCGTCGCCTTCTTCGGCGCGCTGTATGCCGGCCGGATCGCGGTGCCGTTGTTCGATCCGGCCGAGCCGGGTCACGTCGGTCGCCTGCACGCCGTGCTCGACGATTGCGCGCCCTCGACGATCCTGACCACGACCGAGGCCGCCGAAGGCGTCCGCAAGTTCATCCGGGCCCGGGCGGCCAAGGAGCGGCCGCGTGTCGTCGCCGTCGACGCGGTGCCCGACGAGGTCGCCGCCACCTGGGTAGCGCCCGACGCCGACGAGGACACGATCGCCTACCTGCAGTACACCTCCGGGTCCACCCGGACCCCGACCGGCGTGCAGATCACCCATCTGAACCTGCCCACCAACGTGCTGCAGGTGCTCAACGGCCTGGAAGGCAAGGACGGCGACCGGGGGCTGTCCTGGCTGCCGTTCTTCCACGACATGGGGTTGATCACCGCGCTGCTGTCGCCGGTGCTCGGCCACAGCTTCACCTTCATGACGCCCGCCGCTTTCGTGCGCCGACCCGGCCGCTGGATCCGGGAGATGGCGCGCAAGCCGGAAGACGGCCCGGATTGCGAGGTCTTCACCGTCGCGCCCAACTTCGCCTTCGAGCACGCCGCGGTCCGCGGCCTGCCCAAGGACGACGAGCCGCCGCTGGACCTGAGCAACGTCAAGGGCATCCTGAACGGCAGCGAGCCGGTGTCCCCGGCGTCGATGCGCAAGTTCTACGAGGCGTTCGAGCCCTACGGTCTGCGCAAGACCGCGATCAAGCCGTCTTACGGGCTGGCCGAGGCGACGCTGTTCGTCTCCACCACGCCGATGGACGAGGCGCCCACCGTCATCCACGTCGACCGTGAAGAGCTGAACAAGCAGCGCTTCGTCGAGGTGGCAGCGGACTCGCCGAACGCCGTCGCGCAGGTGTCCGCCGGCGTCATCGGCGTCGACGAGTGGGCCGTCATCGTCGATCCCGATGCCGCCAGCGAGTTGCCGGACGGCCAGATCGGCGAGATCTGGTTGCACGGTAAGAACCTGGGCACCGGCTACTGGGGCAAGGAAGCCGAGACCTCCGAAATCTTCCGCAACATTCTCAAGTCGCGCATCAGCGCGTCGCACGCCGAGGGTGCCGAAGACGACGGGCTGTGGGTGCGCACCGGTGACTACGGCACCTACTTCAACGGCCACCTCTATATAGCGGGCCGCATCAAGGACCTGGTCATCATCGACGGCCGCAATCACTACCCGCAGGACCTCGAGTATTCGGCGCAGGAGGCCAGCAAGGCGTTGCGCACCGGATACGTCGCCGCCTTCTCGGTGCCGGCCAACGAGCTGCCGCAAGCGGTGTTCGACAATCCGCACGCCGGGCTCAAGTTCGACCCCGACGACACCTCCGAGCAGTTGGTGATCGTCGCCGAGCGTGCCGCCGGCACGCACAAGCTCGACTACCAGCCCATCGCCGACGACATTCGCGCGGCCATCGCCGTGCGTCACGGGGTTACCGTCCGTGACTTGCTGCTGGTGCAGTCGGGGACGATTCCCCGTACCTCCAGCGGCAAGATCGGACACCGTGCCTGCCGCGCCGCCTACCTCGACGGCAGCCTGCGCAGCGGCATTGGGTCCCCGACCGCTTTTGCCAATGAACAGACTGAATCCAGGAACCATGGCTGACACAGAATCTGACCTGCCGGACAACTCTGACCACGCGGCCGCTGCTGGTCCTGGCGGGGACGTGCCTGCCAAGAAGACCGACATGACGGTCCCCGAGATGCGGCAATGGCTGCGCAACTGGGTGGGCCGGGCCGTCGGCCAATCGCCCGACGCGATCGACGAGTCGGTCCCGATGGTCGAGCTGGGCCTCTCATCGCGGGATGCGGTGGCGATGGCCGCCGACATCGAAGACATGACCGGTGTCACGCTGTCGGTCGCGGTGGCCTTCCAGCACCCGACCATCGAATCGCTGGCCACCCGCATCATCGAGGGCGAGCCCGAACGCCCCGACGACGACTTCGAGGGTGTCGACTGGACGCGCCCCGGCCCGGCCGAGCGCGTCGACATCGCGATCGTCGGGTTGGCCACCCGGCTGCCCGGCGATATGAACAGCCCGGCCGAAACCTGGCAGGCCCTGATGGAGGGCCGCGACGCCATCACCGACCTGCCCGAGGGTCGTTGGTCGGAGTTCCTCGAAGAGCCCCGGCTGGCCGCGCGCATCGCGAAAGCCCGCACCAAGGGCGGCTACCTGAAGGACATCAAGGGCTTTGACTCGGAGTTCTTCGCGGTGGCCAAGACCGAGGCCGACAACATCGACCCGCAACAGCGGATGGCGCTGGAAATGACGTGGGAGGCGCTCGAGCACGCCCGCATCCCGGCGTCCAGCCTGCGCGGCGAGGCCGTCGGTGTCTATGTCGGCTTCACCAACGCCGACTATGGCTTCCTGGCCATCTCGGACCCGACCCTCGCGCACCCCTATGCGATCACCGGTAACTCCCACGCGATCATCGCCAACCGGGTGTCGTACTTCTACGACTTCCGCGGCCCCTCGGTCGCCGTCGACACGGCCTGCTCGAGTTCGTTGGTGGCGACGCACCAGGCGGTGCAGGCGCTGCGCAACCGTGAGTGCGACGTGGCGGTGGCCGGCGGTGTCAACGCACTGATCACCCCCGCGGTGACGCTCGGTTTCGACGAGATCGGCGCGGTGCTGGCACCCGACGGCCGGATCAAGTCCTTCTCGTCGGACGCCGACGGCTACACCCGCTCCGAGGGCGCCGGCATGGTGGTGCTCAAGCGAGTCGACGACGCTCGCCGCGACGGCGACCAGATCCTGGCCGTCATCGCCGGTAGCGCCATCAACCACGACGGCCGGTCCAACGGCCTGATCGCCCCCAACCAGGACGCGCAGGCCGAGGTGCTGCGCCGGGCGTACAAGGACGCCGGCATCGACCCGCGCAACGCCGACTACATCGAGGCGCACGGAACCGGCACCATTCTCGGTGACCCGATCGAGGCCGAGGCGCTGGGTCGGGTGGTCGGCCGCGGCCGCCCCGCCGATCGGCCGGCGCTGCTGGGCGCGATCAAGACCAACATCGGTCACCTGGAATCGGCGGCCGGCATCGCCAGCATAGCCAAGGTGGTGCTGGCGCTGCAGTACAACAAGCTGCCGCCGTCGATCAACTTCGCCGGGCCCAGCCCGTACATCGATTTCGATGGCATGCACTTGAAATTCGTTGATACCGCGACGGATTGGCCGCGATACGGCGGCTACGCCGTGGCCGGGGTGTCGAGCTTCGGCTTCGGTGGGGCCAACGCGCACCTGGTCCTGCGTGAGGTGTTGCCGCGCGACTATTACGAGCGCCCAACCGGGCCCGAGGTAACGCCGGCCGCCGAAGCCGACCTCGCGGAAGCGCCTGCGGCCGAAGGGCATTCGCTGCGGTTCGACGATTTCGGCAACATCATCACCGACGAGTTCGTGTTCGACGAGTCGGAGCCCGACCTGCCGGAAGTGACCGAAGAGGCGCTGCAGCTCAAGCAAGCGGCCTTGGAAGAGCTTGCGGCACAAGAGGAGTCAGAGCCGACCACGCCGCTGATTCCCCTTGCGGTGTCCGCGTTTTTGACGTCGCGCAAGAAGGCCGCCGCCGCCGAACTGGCCGACTGGATGGAAAGCCCGGAGGGCCAGGCGTCGTCGCTGGAGTCGATCGGCCGGTCGCTGTCGCGGCGTAACCACGGCCGCTCGCGCGCGGTGGTGCTGGCGCACAACCACGAGGAAGCCATCAAGGGCTTGCGCGCGGTGGCCGAGGGCAAGCAGCGGCCCAACATGTTCAGCGTCGACGGGCCGGTGACCAACGGCCCGGTGTGGGTGCTCGCCGGATTCGGTGCGCAGCACCGCAAGATGGGCAAGAGCCTGTATTTGCGCAACGAGGTCTTCGCCGAGTCGATCGAGCAGGTCGACGCCCTGGTGCAGGACGAGCTGGGTTA encodes:
- a CDS encoding glycosyltransferase, with the translated sequence MTAVSLLSRIILPRPGEPLDVRKLYLEESTTNARRAHATSRTSLEIGKESEVSFATYFNAFPASYWRRWSICAAVVLRVELTGTGRVDLYRTKATGVRISVEGRQFVGTDDQPAVVEIEVPLKSFEDGGWIWFDITTDTAVNLVSGGWYATEPAPGTANIAVGIPTFNRPADCVNALADLTADPLVDKVIGAVIVPDQGTRKVRDHPDFAAASAGLGNRLSIHNQPNLGGSGGYSRVMYEALKNTDCQQILFMDDDIRIEPDTILRVLAMNRFAKTPTLIGGQMLNLQEPSHLHIMGEVVNQSNFMWTAAPHAEYDHDFAEFPLGDKNERSALLHRRIDVDFNGWWTCMIPRQVAEELGQPLPLFIKWDDAEYGLRAGEHGYPTVTLPGAAIWHMAWSDKDDAIDWQAYFHLRNRLVVAALHWDGDITGLVRSHCKATLKHLACLEYSTVAIQNRAIDDFLAGPEHIFSILESGLPEVHRLRKEYPDAVVLPAASELPPPLHQSKAMKPPVNPVSIGYRLARGILHNATKADPESHQRPEFNVPTQDARWFRLCTVDGVTVTTADGCGVVYRQRDRRKMFRLLFESLRRQRQLLSRFDEMRRVYRGALPVLSSKQKWETVLLPEASQHG
- a CDS encoding phosphatase PAP2 family protein, with translation MAESAVPRGEVAAMVAVQSALANRPGVLATARGMSHFGEHSVGWLIVELLGALLRERRRREWLVAAAGTFAAHAAAVLIKRVVRRKRPHDPAVAVNVGTPSQLSFPSAHATSTTTAAILMGRATGLPLPAVLVPPMALSRILLGVHYPSDVAFGVALGAAVARLALWLDRKSR
- a CDS encoding decaprenyl-phosphate phosphoribosyltransferase; translated protein: MSEDVVTGKPPANLITGVIKAMRPRQWVKNVLVVAAPVAAAGRGVRYDYAEVATKVGVAFVVFCLAASAIYLINDVRDVEADREHPTKRFRPIAAGVVPEWLAYALAVVLGAASLAISWWLTPNLAVVMGVYLTMQLAYCFGLKHQAVMDICIVSSAYLLRAIAGGAATDIPLSQWFLLTAAFASLFMVAGKRYAELQLAERTGAAIRKSLESYTSTYLRFVWTMSATAVVLCYGMWAFERDRYSGSWFAVSMVPFTIAILRYAVDVDGGLAGEPEDIALRDRVLQLLFLAWIATVGAAVAFG
- the aftB gene encoding terminal beta-(1->2)-arabinofuranosyltransferase, producing the protein MPSASPGLEAIKREVMRRRPRVGRGGRRPFPYDIVVRVSLWVSVAVVAVLFGWGAWERRWIADDGLIVLRTVRNLLAGNGPVFNQGERVEANTSTAWTYLMYVGSWVGGPVRMEYVALVLALVLSVSGVALLMLGAGRLYAPSLRGRRAIMLPAGALVYIALPPARDFATSGLESGLTLAYLGLLWWMMVRWSQALRNRPDSDVFLGVLAFVAGFSVLVRPELALMGGLALIMMLIAARTWRRRVLIVVAGGFLPVAYQIFRMGYYGLLVPGTALAKDAAGDKWSQGMTYLSNFISPYAVWLPVLLLVPLGLLLMAARRRPSFLRPMLAPNYGRVARAVQSPPAAVAFVLVSGLLQALYWTRQGGDFMHARVLLAPLFCLLAPVAVIPVLIPDGQDYSRETGYWLAGAASLLWLGVAGWSLWAANSPGMGYDATHVTYSGIVDERRFYAQATGHAHPLTAADYLDYPRMAAVLAALDNTPDGALLLPSGNYIQWDIVPQLQQPPPAPGSPPDSKPPQKPQHAVFFTNLGMLGMNVGLDVRVIDQIGLANPLAQHTQRLTHGRIGHDKNLFPDWVIADGPWVKMYPGIPGYLDANWVAQAVAALQCPETKAVLASVRAPMSLHRFVSNFLHSFAFTGYRIDRVPLYELARCGLPVPEPIPPPLRE
- the ag85B gene encoding diacylglycerol acyltransferase/mycolyltransferase Ag85B — translated: MTFVDRFRGAVARMPRRLAVGAVGAALLSGLIGVVGGPATAGAFSRPGLPVEYLQVPSAAMGRDIKIQFQSGGANAPALYLLDGMRAQDDFNGWDINTPAFEWYNQSGIAVVMPVGGQSSFYSDWYAPACGKAGCTTYKWETFLTSELPQYLSANKQVKPTGSAAVGLSMAGSSALILAAYHPDQFPYAGSLSALLDPSQGMGPTLIGLAMGDAGGYKTKDMWGPSSDPAWQRNDPSLQVAKLVANNTRIWVYCGNGKPSDLGGDNLPAKFLEGFVRTSNLKFQDAYNAAGGHNAVWNFDANGTHDWPYWGAQLHAMLPDLQSSLGATPGAGPATAAAAPSQGT
- a CDS encoding esterase family protein, which codes for MRGLSTLLRVLCVAALTLGFGGVAAGITGKAAAASYETLMVPSGAMGRDIPVAFLGGGPHAVYLLDAFNAAPDVSNWVTAGNAMGTLGGKGISVVAPAGGAWSMYTNWEQDGSKQWDTFLSSELPDWLAANKGLAPGGHAAVGASQGGYAAMALAAFHPDRFGFAGSLSGFLYPSNTTTNGSILAGLQQFGGVDGNGMWGAPQLGRWKWHDPYVHSALLAQNNTRVWVWSPTTMAGDAAAMIGQAGEAMGNSRMFYQQYRSNGGHNGHFDFPGGGDNGWGSWSGQLGAMSGDIVGAIR
- a CDS encoding cutinase family protein, translated to MTTNAQRKRRRILAWVAALSMAGVVLLVIVAVVTMLRSAEGPPSAVPPGILPPSSTTTHPHKPRPASQDASCPDVELMVIPGTWESSPQDDPLNPMQFPNALLHNMTGAISQQFPPSRVLTYTVPYTAQFNNPLGGIKQMSYNDSRAEGTRAAVQALTDMNNKCPLTSYVLVGFSQGAVIAGDIASDVGNGRGPVDDDLVLGVTLIADGRRQQGVGNDVGPNPPGEGAEVTLHEVPVLSGLGLTMTGARPGGFGDLNSKTNEICAAGDLICAAPNEAFSVANLPNTLNTLAGGAGQPVHAMYATPQFWNLDGATSTDWTLNWARNLIENAPHPKHG